The following is a genomic window from Actinomadura sp. WMMB 499.
ACGGGGCGGCGGACCGTGCGCGTCGTGGGCAAAGGACGGCGCGAGCGGACGGTGCCCATGGGCGAACCCGCCGCCCGCGCCGTCGAGGACTGGCTCCGCGCGGGCCGTCCCGCCCTGGCGGACGAGCACAGCGGATCGGCCCTGTTCCTGGGGGCGCGTGGGCGGCGCCTGCATCCGACGAGTGCGCGGCGTCTGGTGCACGCACGCATCGCCGAGGTCGGCGGCATACCGGACATGGCTCCGCACGGACTTCGCCACAGTGCCGCCTCGCACCTGCTGGAGGGCGGAGCCGACCTGCGAAGTGTGCAGGAGATCCTCGGCCATGCCTCGCTGCAGACGACCCAGCTCTACACTCACGTGTCGACCGAGCGGCTGAAGCATGTGCACCGCCAGGCACACCCCCGTGGCTCTCAGGAAGAATGACCGGGCCCCTGGGGGCTTCTCCTGGCCCGTGCCTGGCCCGTGGCTCCCCCGAACCCGGCCCTGGGAGCCACGGGCGGCGGGTCTCGCCCGGCGGCCGTCCTGATCTGCGGGCCTGCGCTACGGGGTGCGACGCAGGCGCCTCTCCTTCGACAGGTCGATGACCCCCGGCGGTGGAGGGGGCGGTGGCCGGAGACGGCCGAGGCAGAAACGGGCACGGGGACGCGGGCGGGTGCGGCGCCAGGCGAAAGCCAGCGCGTACGCCAGGGCGATGCCCGTCAGCGCACCGCCCGTGGCCGTCGTGGCGTCCCGGAGCCCCATGCCGGGCTCCGCGGGAGCGGACTCGTCCCGTCCGGCCGGCGACGGAGACGAGGACGGGGACGGGGCCGGGGACGGGGACCAGAGGGGGAGCAGCCTGATCTGCCGGCGGACCAGGTCGATCGGATTCAGGTACGTGTCACCGCTGCGCAAACCCCAGTGCAGGCAGGTGGTCCGGCAGTGCGACCGGCCGGGCTCGACCCGGCCGATCACGGTGCCGGCCGCGACCCGCACGCCGACGCGGACGCTCGGACGGACGGGCAGGTACGTGGTGCGCAGGCGTCCGTGCGTGATCGCGACGATGCCTCGGCCCGCCAGCCGGTCGGCGAACGACACCCGTCCGGGCCCGGCGGCGCGCACGGGCTGCCCGGGACGGGCGGTGAGATCGACTCCGCGGTGGCCCGCGCCCCACGGGGACGCCGGTGGCGAGAAGCCGCGCAGCACCTGGGGAGCGGGCGGGCCCAGCGGCCAGCGCCAGGCGTCCGCGCCGGGGGCGCCGGCCGTGATGACGCAGGTGAGGAGGAGTGTGAGCAAGGACATGCGGGAAGCCTGCCGGGCGCACGAGCCGATCGCGGGTAATACCGCCGGTTGTGGATAACCTCCGCGTCCATTGATTCCCGGTGCCCTCCGGGCCCTGATAATCTGTGATGGTGTCCCAGAAGGACACCGGCCGTGGCCAGGCCGTCGCCCGTCCGTCATCGCGCCGGAGGGGCGAGAAGCCGCTACCTGTGAGCGGACGGGCCGCGGCCCGGGCGACCGGGCCACAGCCGCAAGGGAGAACCCAGCGGCTGATTTCACGCGTCCGCATGCCACCGACCTGGTGGGGTGCCGCCCCTCGGTCCGTCGCCGCCGGCGACGGTGGGACGGCTCCCGGGCGCAGGCAGACAACCAAATGCGGCCCGCCCCGGGCCAGAGAAGGAGAACACGGGCCATGGCACCCGTCGTCACCATGCGGCAGCTCCTTGAGAGCGGCGTCCACTTCGGCCACCAGACCCGCCGGTGGAACCCGAAGATGAAGCGCTTCATCCTCACCGAGCGCAACGGCATCTACATCATCGACCTGCAGCAGTCGCTGTCCTACATCGACCGTTCCTACGAGTTCGTCAAGGCCACGGTCGCGCACGGCGGCACGATCCTGTTCGTCGGCACCAAGAAGCAGGCCCAGGAGGCCATCGCCGAGCAGGCCACCCGGGTCGGCATGCCCTTCGTCAACCAGCGCTGGCTGGGCGGCATGCTCACCAACTTCTCCACCGTCCACAAGCGGCTCACCCGGCTCAAGGAGCTGGAGGAGATCGACTACGACGACGTGGCCGGCTCCGGCATGACCAAGAAGGAACTCCTCGGTCTGCGCCGCGAGAAGGACAAGCTGGAGCGCACCCTCGGCGGTATCCGCGACATGGCGAAGGTTCCGAGCGCCATCTGGATCGTGGACACCAAGAAGGAGCACATCGCGGTCAACGAGGCCAAGAAGCTCGGCATCCCGGTCGTCGCGATCCTGGACACCAACTGCGACCCCGACGAGGTCGACTACCCGGTTCCCGGCAACGACGACGCGATCCGCAGCGTCAGCCTGCTGACGCGCGTGGTCGCCGACGCCGTCGCCGACGGCCTGATCGCCCGTGCCGGCGCCGGTGCCGGCGGTGACGAGAAGCCCGCCGAGGGCGCCGCGTCCGCCGCCGAGCCGCTGCCCGAGTGGGAGCGCGAGCTGCTGGAGAAGCAGTCCGCCGAGACCGCCGCCGAGGCCGCTCCGGCCGAGACCGCCGCCCCGGCCGAGACCGCCGCTCCGGCGGAGACCGCCGCCCCGGCCGAGGGCTCCGCGGAGGCCGAGGCCCCCGCCCCGGCCGAGGCCCCGGCCGAGCCGGAGCAGGCGAACGCCGAGGCCGAGCAGGCTTGATCCCGCGATCCCGGTGGCCCGTCACGGGCCGCCGGGATCGTCGCGGGTCCACGACCAACGACGAGAGAAGCGAAGAGAGCGATGGCGAACTTCACCGCCGCTGACGTCAAGCGGCTCCGCGACCTGACCGGCGCCGGAATGATGGCCGTCAAGAACGCCCTGACCGAGGCGGACGGCGACTTCGAGAAGGCCACCGAGCTGCTGCGCCTCAAGGGTGCCAAGGACGTCGGCAAGCGCGCCGAGCGCACCGCCGGCAACGGCCTGGTCGCCGAGTACTTTGCCGACTCCGGCAACGGCGCCCTGCTGGAGCTCAACTGCGAGACCGACTTCGTCGCGAAGAACGCGCAGTTCATCGAGCTGGCCGACCGTCTGGTCCGGTTCGCCGCGACCGGCGGCGCCGCCGACACGGCCGCGCTGCTGACCGCCGAGATCGAGCCGGGCAAGACCGTTCAGGCCCTGATCGAGGAGAACAGCGCCAAGATCGGCGAGAAGCTCGAGCTGCGCCGCTTCGCCCACTTCCAGGGCGCCTACGTGGCCAGCTACCTGCACAAGTCCGACCCTCAGCTGCCGCCGACGACCGGCGTGCTGGTCGAGCTGGACGCCGAGAACCCCGAGGTCGCCAAGGACATCGCCCAGCAAATCGCGGCGATGGCGCCCAAGTACGTGACCCGCGACGAGATCCCCGCCGAGGCGATCGAGAAGGAGCGGGCGCTCGCCGAGCAGCTGACCCGCGACGAGGGCAAGCCCGAGCAGGCCATCCCGAAGATCGTCGAGGGCCGGGTCAACGCCTACTTCCGCGACTTCGTCCTGCTGGAGCAGGCGTTCGTCAAGGACGGCAAGAAGACGATCGCCAAGGTGCTGGACGAGGCGGGCGTCAAGGTCGTCCGGTTCGCCCGGTTCAAGGTCGGGCAGGCCTGAGGGCACCCTGGAAACGGGGACCAGGGCAGAAGACGGACACAACGAGGAGGCCGCCGACGTGCCGGAGAAGACGACCACTAGCGCGACGGCGGCCTCGTCGTCCGCCCGGCACGCGCCGGGCGCGGGTTGGAAGCGAGTGCTGCTGAAGCTGTCGGGGGAGGCGTTCGCCGGACGCGACCCGCTCGGCATCGACCCGCAGATCGTGCAGCACGTCGCCGAGGGCATCGCCGAGGCGGTGCGCGACGGTGTCGAGGTCGCGGTCGTGTGCGGCGGCGGCAACATGTTCCGCGGCGCGGTCATGGCCGAGCGCGGCATGGACCGCGGCCGCGCCGACTACATGGGCATGATCGGGACGGTCATCAACTGCCTGGCGCTCCAGGACTTCCTGGAGAAGCTCGGCATCGACACCCGGGTCCAGACCGCCATCACCATGAGCCAGGTGGCCGAGCCGTACATTCCTCGGCGCGCCATCCGGCACCTGGAGAAGGGCCGCGTCGTCATCTTCGGTGCCGGGCTCGGCCAGCCGTTCTTCTCCACCGACACCACCGCCGCGCAGCGCGCGCTGGAGATCGGTGCGGAGGCCGTGCTCAAGGCGACCCAGGTGGACGGCGTCTACGATGCCGACCCCCGCAAGAATCCAGAGGCGGTCAAGTTCGACCATTTGGATTACGGTGAAGTTCTACAGCGGGGACTGAAGGTCATGGACGCCACGGCCATCAGCCTCTGCATGGACAACGCGCTCCCCATCGTGGTCTTCGACCTGATGGGGCAGGGCAACATCGTCCGGGCCGTCCGGGGTGAGAAGATCGGCACGCTGGTCAGCCCGGCACAGGGCTGACCACGGCCCGACCGCATTTCGCGGGGATCGTGCGCGGGCGCGGTTCCCGTGCGGCGCGGGCCGCAGAGGCAGCACCGCACGTACAGGGCCGACCAGATGACACGGGAGTCACAGTGATCGACGAGACCCTCCTCGAAGCCGAGGAGAAGATGGAGAAGGCGGTCGCGGTCGCCAAGGAGGACTTCCAGGCCATCCGCACCGGCCGGGTCACCCCCGCGATGTTCAACAAGATCACCGCGGAGTACTACGGCACCCCGACGCCGATCAACCAGCTCGCTTCGTTCACGCTGCCCGAACCGCGGCTGGTCATCGTGCAGGTCTTCGACAAGTCGTCCATGCAGGCGGTCGAGAGGGCCATTCGGGACAGCGACCTCGGCGTGAACCCCACCAACGACGGCAACGTCATCCGCGTCGTCTTCCCCGAGCTGTCGGAGGAGCGCCGCAGGGAGTTCATCAAGGTCGCGGGCGGTAAGGCCGAGGACAGCAAGATCTCCATCCGCAACGTCCGGCGGCGCGCCAAGGACACCCTCGACAAGCTCGCCAAGGACGGCGAGGCCGGTGAGGACGAGGTCCGCCGTGCCGAGAAGGAACTCGACGACACCACGCACCGGTACACGGCGCAGATCGACGAGTTGCTCGAGCACAAGAAGGCCGAACTGCTCGAAGTGTGATGGAACTCGACGACGCCGGGGAGCCCACGGGCTCCCCGGATAAGCCGCGCGCGGGCAAGACCGGCCGTAACCTCCCCATGGCCATCGGCGTGGGCGCCGGCCTCGGCGCACTGGTACTGGTGTCGCTCTACACCGTCAAGGAGATCTTCCTTGGCGTCATGGTGCTCTTCCTCTTCCTCGGCATGCGCGAGCTGACCGAGGCGTTCAAGAGCCGCGACATCCGGGTGCCGTTCATCCCGGTCGCGACGGGGATGGTGGCGACTCCGGTCGTCGCCTACATCTGGGGCTCCACCGCGGTGGTCGCCGCGGTGTCCCTGACGATCCTGGCCCTGCTCGTCACGCGGATGACGGAGGGGTCGGACGGCTACGTGCGGGACGTCTCCGCGGGGGCGCTCACCAGCGGATGGCTCGTCCTCATGGGCGGGATCGTCGCGCTGCTCATGGCGCCCGGCGACGGCG
Proteins encoded in this region:
- the frr gene encoding ribosome recycling factor, producing the protein MIDETLLEAEEKMEKAVAVAKEDFQAIRTGRVTPAMFNKITAEYYGTPTPINQLASFTLPEPRLVIVQVFDKSSMQAVERAIRDSDLGVNPTNDGNVIRVVFPELSEERRREFIKVAGGKAEDSKISIRNVRRRAKDTLDKLAKDGEAGEDEVRRAEKELDDTTHRYTAQIDELLEHKKAELLEV
- the tsf gene encoding translation elongation factor Ts, with the protein product MANFTAADVKRLRDLTGAGMMAVKNALTEADGDFEKATELLRLKGAKDVGKRAERTAGNGLVAEYFADSGNGALLELNCETDFVAKNAQFIELADRLVRFAATGGAADTAALLTAEIEPGKTVQALIEENSAKIGEKLELRRFAHFQGAYVASYLHKSDPQLPPTTGVLVELDAENPEVAKDIAQQIAAMAPKYVTRDEIPAEAIEKERALAEQLTRDEGKPEQAIPKIVEGRVNAYFRDFVLLEQAFVKDGKKTIAKVLDEAGVKVVRFARFKVGQA
- a CDS encoding murein hydrolase activator EnvC, translating into MSLLTLLLTCVITAGAPGADAWRWPLGPPAPQVLRGFSPPASPWGAGHRGVDLTARPGQPVRAAGPGRVSFADRLAGRGIVAITHGRLRTTYLPVRPSVRVGVRVAAGTVIGRVEPGRSHCRTTCLHWGLRSGDTYLNPIDLVRRQIRLLPLWSPSPAPSPSSSPSPAGRDESAPAEPGMGLRDATTATGGALTGIALAYALAFAWRRTRPRPRARFCLGRLRPPPPPPPGVIDLSKERRLRRTP
- the rpsB gene encoding 30S ribosomal protein S2; the protein is MAPVVTMRQLLESGVHFGHQTRRWNPKMKRFILTERNGIYIIDLQQSLSYIDRSYEFVKATVAHGGTILFVGTKKQAQEAIAEQATRVGMPFVNQRWLGGMLTNFSTVHKRLTRLKELEEIDYDDVAGSGMTKKELLGLRREKDKLERTLGGIRDMAKVPSAIWIVDTKKEHIAVNEAKKLGIPVVAILDTNCDPDEVDYPVPGNDDAIRSVSLLTRVVADAVADGLIARAGAGAGGDEKPAEGAASAAEPLPEWERELLEKQSAETAAEAAPAETAAPAETAAPAETAAPAEGSAEAEAPAPAEAPAEPEQANAEAEQA
- the pyrH gene encoding UMP kinase, with the translated sequence MPEKTTTSATAASSSARHAPGAGWKRVLLKLSGEAFAGRDPLGIDPQIVQHVAEGIAEAVRDGVEVAVVCGGGNMFRGAVMAERGMDRGRADYMGMIGTVINCLALQDFLEKLGIDTRVQTAITMSQVAEPYIPRRAIRHLEKGRVVIFGAGLGQPFFSTDTTAAQRALEIGAEAVLKATQVDGVYDADPRKNPEAVKFDHLDYGEVLQRGLKVMDATAISLCMDNALPIVVFDLMGQGNIVRAVRGEKIGTLVSPAQG